The genomic interval ACCAAGCCCGGGGGATTTGTGCGCCCCCATCCCCACTCCCGGCCCTTCCTGgggcttttcctgctgaaattcaCCCCGGGGGAGTCCCAGGAGGGTCCcaagggggtcccaggggtctCTCAGGGGTCCCAGGAGGGTCCCAGGGGTCtcttgggggtcctggggggtcccagggggggtcccaggggtctctcaggggatcctggggggtctcttgggggtcccaggggtctCTCTGGGGTCTCtcgggggtcccaggggtctCTCAGGGGTCTcttgggggtctctggggtctCTCAGGGGTCCCaagggggtcccgggggtctctcaggggtcccaggagggtcccaggggtctctggggggtcccaggggatCCCGGGGGTCTCTGGGGTCTCTCTGGGGTCTctctggggtctctggggggtcccagggggtcccAGGGTCCCACCTTGATGAAGAAGCGCAGCTCCGAGGGCGTCACCAGCACGTCCGGGGTCACCGGCAGCGCCGCGAACGCCCCCAGAGCCTCGAAATCCACGTTGATCTCCTCAGAGGGCGGGTACAGGGGGTAAAAACTGGGGAGAaacggggatttggggtgagaaacggggatttggggtgagaaacagggatttggggtgagagATGGGGATTTGGGCTGAGAaacggggatttggggtgagaaacggggatttggggtgagaaacggggattttgggggggaaaatggaatttggggaggaaaaatgggatttggggtgagaaatggggattttgggagggaaaaatggggattttgggggaggaaAGAGGGGGTTttgagaaggaaggaggagttTTGGGCAGAAAAAGCCGTTttttggggaggaaggagggattttggggaggaaggaggggattttggggaggaaggaggggttttggggcagaAAAAGCCGATTTTGGGGGTTCTCACCTGCGCTGGGTCAGGACGTGCCGCAGGATCCGCGTGAAGCGATCGGAGACCCCGGGGGAGCTGCGGGAGGAACGGGAGAGAAATGGgtgaaaaaagggaggaaacgGGAAAAAATgggtgggaaaaaaaggggaaaatgggagaggaaaatggggagaaagaggggatttggggggaaagggaggagagaaaagggagaggagaaaaagggtaaagaaaaagaggaaaatgttgaAAAAGGGGGGGGAGATGAaagaaaggggaggaaagggaacagagaggggaaaaggttaaaaaatggggggaaaaggcgaaaaaaagggaaaaaggtcaaaaggaggaagaggcacCTGCAGATCTCCTCGGCCCCCAGGTGCAGCAGGAGGTCGGTGGAGGTGAGGCCCAGGACGACGCCGTCGATGTCCAGGGTGCAGGGATCGGGCACCAGGAGCACGCgctggacacacggacacgggacggacagacggacacatgggatggacacacggacacgggacggacacacggacaggggaCGGACACATgggatggacacacggacacgggacggacacacggacacgggatggacacacggacacacggacacgggacggacacacggacacatgggatggacacacggacacatgggatggacagacggacacatgggatggacacacggacacacggacacacggacacatgggatggacacacggacacacggacacgggacggacacacggacacatgggacggacacacggacacgggacGGACACGggatggacagacggacagacggacacgggacggacagacggacacgggacggacacacggacacacggacacacggacacgggacGGACAAACGGACAggggacggacagacggacacacgggatggacacacggacacacggacacatgggatggacacgggatggacacacggacaggggacggacacacggacacatgggatggacagacggacacatgggatggacacacagatgggatggacacgggatggacacacggacacgggacggacacacggacaggggaTGGACACACGGGATGGACACATGGACATATGGACACgggatggacacacggacagccctgtgagccccaggatgccccaaatcctcctaaaatgccccaaaacccccctggaatgccccaaacccccccggaATGCCCCAAATTGGCCctaattcaccccaaaaccgccccaatCCCATCGAGTTTTCCTTAAATGCCCAAAACGTTCCCCAGACCCCCAGGGCCGAGCTGGGGCCGGCGCAGGAACCTCTCAGAAGGGACGGAAATCATCGAACGCAGGGATTGGAACCCAaaaagggctgggaggggcGCCGGGAGCCCTGGAACCCCCACGATCCCAAATCCTCTGCGGCCCCGCAGAGAAAAGGGGAATTTCAGCCCAAATCCCGGCCCGAGGGGCTCGGGGACGTTTTGGGGTGAAAACCGCGAATTTTGGGGCCGGTACCGCTCTGTCCTCCTTGGGCAGGTCCGAGAGGGAGAAGGGCGGCTGAGGGTACACGGGGGGGTGGGAGACGTCGCGGAGAGACGGCACCAGGACCAGCTGGGAGCCAGAGCTGGAGAgaaaaacggggaaaatggggaatgagagaggtttggggtgaaaaatggcgattttgggaaaaaaaatcccatgggaatggggaatttggggctggttcagtgagccccagagtgagggcaccagcaccagcactggggaaaagagggaaaaatgggacTGGGGAGGAAAAATGAGAGAGTTTTGGGGTGAGAAGTGGcgattttggggtggaaagtggcgattttggggtggaaagtGGCGATTTTGGGACAAACCCCCCCCGGGgctggggaatttggggtggggaatttgggaatggggaattgaGGGATTGTGAATTGGGGATTGTGAATTTGgggtggggaatttgggatggggaattgggggtggggaatttgggatggggaatttggggattgtgaatttggggtggggaatttgggatggggaattgggggtggggaatttggggatggggaatttgggatggggaatttggggtggggaatttgggatggggaattgGGGGATTGtgaatttgggatggggaatttggggattgtgaatttgggatggggaatttggggattgtgaatttgggatggggaatttggggattgtgaatttgggatggggaatttgggatggggaatttggggattgtgaatttgggatggggaatttggggtggggaatttgggatggggaattgGGGGATTGTGAATTTGgggtggggaatttgggatggggaattgGGGATTGTGAATTTGGGGATGGGAAATTGGGGATTGTGAATTGGGATGGGGAATTGGGGGATTGTGAATTTGgggtggggaatttggggtggggaATTGGGGACTGTGAATTGGGATGGGGAATTGGGGGATTGTGAATTTGGGATTGTGAATTTGGGGTGGGGAATTGGGGACTGTGAACTGGGGGTGGTCCCGTCCCCACCTGCGGGTGCCCTCGACGATGGTCCTGAGGCAGAGCCTGAGCACGTCCGGGAAGGGGCTcaggagctggcagccctgAAATGGGGCAGAACCCCGGGATTTGCACAATCCcagggattctgggatttggggctccCCGGAGCCGCGGGcactggggggattttggggggcccCTCCTCACCTCCACCTGCTCGTGCTTGGCGTCCAGGAAGGGCCCAAACTGGGGGAAAACGGAGAAAATCGGCAAAAAATCAGCCCCccaaaaaatacaatttttgatAATTCTCGTTAATGAACCCCAAAGTTTAGCCCACACCCCCCAAAGAATTGAGAAAATCGgcaaaaaaatcaccccaaaaatatgATTTGAAATAAgcatataattttaataattatatattataaaatagaTAACTTTAATAATTCATTCATCAATGAACCCAAATTTCagcccaaaccccccaaaaaattgagaaaatcggcaaaaaaaatcaccccaaaaatagaatttaaaataactataaaatatataattttaataattatatattataaaatatatcatTTTAATAATTCATTCATCAATGAAcccaaatttcaccccaaacccccaaaatttcaaGGCAAAATGAGCCCAAAAAGGGGAAATTGCTGAAATTGGTGCTTTGTGCCCAGAGAGGGAACAGGGATTTGACTCCAAGGGCAGGGTTTGCTCTTCAAATTGAGATTTTCTGGCACTTTGGGCTGAGaaatgaggattttgggggttgtGGGTGAAAAATGAGAGGTTTGGGGCACTTTTAGGGTGAAAAAATGAGAGTTTTGGGCACTTTTAGGGTGAAAAATGAGAGATTTGGGCACTTTTGGGTGAACAATGAGTGATTTGGGCACTTCTGGGTGAAAAATGAGAGATTTGGGCACTTTTGGGTGAACAATGAGAGATTTGGGCACTTTTAGGTGAAAAATGAGAGATTTGGGCACTTTTGGGTGAAAAATGAGAGATTTGGGCACTTTTGGGTGAACAATGAGAGATTTGGGCACTTTTGGGTGAACAATGAGgggtttggggcatttttgggtgAAAAATGAGAGATTTGGGCACTCTTGGGTGAAAAATGAGGGGTTTGGGCACTTTTGGGTGAACaatgaggggtttggggtcagcaATGGGATTTTAATGTGAATTCCGGGGGTTTGGAGCCTCCCCAGCGTTTGGAGGCCGCGGGCTCGGGGTGATGATGGCGCCGTTCATTAAAACTCGCAGCTAATGAATGAGGCGTTCGTTAATTAAACCGCGCCGCTAATGAGGTGTTAATTAATGAACGAATTCCCCACCAGGATGCAGAGGTCGGGCCGGTCCCGCGCCACCACGTCCAGGAGGTCCCGGAGGGGCTCGAAGGCGGCGCTGTCCGAGGGCGTGAAGGGGCCGCAGGCAACGAGCACCGAGCGCGGGGCTGGGAACGGGAATGATGGGGAAtgatggggaataatgggggaaataatgggggaatgatgggggaatgatggggaatgatgggggaataatgggggaataatgggggaatgatggggaatgatggggaataatgggggaaataatgggggaataatgggggaatgatgggggaaataatgggggaatgatgggggaatgatgggggaataatgggggataATGGGGGAATGAGGGGGGattaatgggggaataatgggggaataatgggggaatgatgggggaataatgggggaaataatgggggaatgatgggggattaatggggaatgatgggggaaataatgggggattaatgggggaatgatgggggaataatgggggaatgatggggaatgatgggggaaataatgggggattaatgggggaataatgggggaatgatggggaatgatggggaatgatgggggaatgatgggggaatgatgggggaatgatgggggaatgatggggaatgatgggggaataatgggggaatgatggggaatgatggggaataatgggggaataatgggggaatgatgggggaatgatggggaataatgggggaaataatgggggattaatgggggaataatgggggaataatgggggaataatgggggaataatgggggaatgatggggaatgatgggggaatgatggggaatgatgggggaatgatgggggaatgatggggaataatgggggaataatgggggaaatgatgggggaataatgggggaaatgatgggggaataatgggggaaatgatgggggaataatgggggattaatgggggaaataatgggggattaatggggaaataatgggggaataatgggggaatgatgggggattaatggggaataatgggggattaatgggggaatgatggggaataatgggggattaatggggaataatgggggattaatgggggaatgatggggaataatgggggaatgatggggaataatgggggattaatgggggaatgatgggggattaatggggaataatgggggaatgatgggggattaatgggggaatgatgggggaTTAATGGGGGATTAATGGGGAacaatgggggaataatgggggaaacgATGGGGGAATGacgggggaataatgggggaataatggggagtttgggaaataatggggtttgggaaaataatggggattggggaataatggggtttggggaaataatggggagtttggggaaataatgggggtttggggaaaatggggattgtgggggaaaatggggtttggggaataaaatgggggtttggggaaaatggaggtttggggaaaatggggattgggggaaaatggggattgggggaaaatggggtttggggggaaaatggggattggggggaaaatgaggagtTTGGGGAGAAATAGGGgttgggggaaataatgggggttGGGAAAAACGGGGGTTTTGGgaaaatgggggtttgggggaaaatggggtttgggaaggggaaaaggggatttggggacaatAAAGGAGTTTGGggacagaaagggagaaaaagggggagatggaATCCAAAGGGAACTTTGGGGGtaaaaaaggggatttgggggcagaaATGAGGACAGAAAGTGGAGCTCACCCGCCATGGGCTCCGTGGGGGTGTGGAAGGGCAGAGGGACcccctgggaaaggcagggatggCTAAAAATGctccaaatccaccccaaaatgccccgattccaccccaaatccaccccaaatcccccaattccaccccaaattccccaattccaccccaaatccaacccaaaATGCCCCAATTCCTCCAATTccaccccaaatgccccaaatccaccccaaaccccccaattcCACCCCAAATGCTCCAATTCCACCCCAAATGCTCCAATTCCACCCCAAATGctccaaatccaccccaaaatgctCCAATTCcaccccatttcccccaattccaccccaaattccccaaatccaccccaaatccgccccaaatccaccccaaatgccccaattcctccccaaatctcccccaatcTGGGGTCACCTCGTAGAGTTTGGTCACCACCATCCTCCTGCCCGTGGTGTTGGTGCCTTCCAGAGCCACCACCTGAGGGATTGGGGGAAAAAGGGCGGAAATTGGGAAAAAGGGTGGGAATAAGGGAAAAGGGGCGGGAAttggggggaaaggggcaggaattgggaaaaggggcaggaattggggggaaaggggcaggaaTTCGGGGACAAGGGGCAGAAATtgggggaaaggggcaggaattgggggaaaaggggcaggaattggggggaaaggggcaggaaTTGGGAAAAGGGGCAGGAATTGGGGACAAGGGGCAGGAATTGGGGACAAGGGGCAGGAATTGGGGGGCACAAGGGGGATGCCCCCATTCTGACCTGCCCTGGGAACAGGGAATATTCCGGAAGCTCCGAGAGGTCCAGGGGCACCTGGGCCCCCCCCGAgtgctccctgtcccccagcagcagcacggaTTTGGGGTTCAGCTTCCCGTTCCCATCACAGCCGATCTGGCCCAGCACCGTCAGCGGCTCCTGCGGACCCAAACGGGGccaattcaccccaaaatggggTGGGGGGCACAGAAAATGGGGGGTTTAACCCCAAAATGGGGGAGATTAACacaaaatggggatttttaCCCAAAATAGGGGGGATTAACACAAAATGGGGCCTTTAACGCAGGGATTAACCCAAAATGGGGGGGATTCCCCCCAAATCAGAGAGGTTTAAACCAAAAGGAGAGGATTTAACACAAAGCAGGGAAGATTCACACCAGAACAGGGGGTTCCACCCCAAATGGGGAGGTTCAGTACAAAATGGGGGGATTCACCCCAAATGGGGAGGTTCAGTACAAAATGGGGGGTCTCTCTCACCCCAAATGGGGAGGTTCAGTACAAAATGGGGGGGTCTCACCCCAAATGGGGAGGTTCAGTACAAAATGGGGGGGATTGACCCCAAATGGGGAGGTTCAGTACAAATGGGGGGGTCTCACCCCAAATGGGGAGGTTCAGTACAAATGGGGGGGTCTCTCTCACCCCAAATGGGGAGGTTCAGTACAAAATGGGGGGGTCTCTCTCACCCCAAATGGGGAGGTTCAGTACAAAATGGGGGGGTCTCACCCCAAATGGGGAGGTTCAGTACAAAATGGGGGGGGGTCTCACCCCAAATGGGGAGGTTCAGTACAAAATGGGGGGGTCTCTCTCACCCCGAAGGGCGCAGGGCCTCACCTGAGCGGGGAGCGCGGCGCAGCTGAAGCCGTCCAGGCCGTGGTGCCTCCGCAGAACCTCCCCGAGCGCCTCGACCCGCTCGGCCAGCACTGGGGGGGCACGGGGTCACCAAACAACCCCTGACCCCTGACCCCAACCCTGACCCCTGTTTGGTGTCACCAAACAACCCCTGACCCCTGACCCCTGGGTGACCCCGGTGTCACCAAACAACCCCTGACCCCAACCCTGAGCCCTGCTTGGTGTCACCAAACAACCCCTGACCCCTGACCCCAACCCTGACCCCTGCTTGGTGTCACCAAACAACCCCTGACCCCTGGGTGACCCCGGCGTCACCAAACAACCCCTGACCTCAACCCCTGACCCCTGACCCTGATCCCAACCCCTGACCCTGATCCCAACCCCTGACCCTGATCCCAACCCCTGACCCTGATCCCCCAGCACCGGGGGGGGACCAGGGTCACCAAACAACCCCTGACCCCTCCTGAGCTCAGAGTGACCCTGGTGTCACCAAAGACCTCTTGAGCCCTGACCCTGAGCCCTATTTGGTGTCACCAAACACCCCCTGACCCTGaccccagagtgaccctgaCCCTCCTCGAGCTGGGGGTGACCCTGGCGTCACCAAACACCCCCTGACCCCGACCCCCCTGGATccgggctgtccccgtgtcccccccgtgtccccgcccACCTTCCCTGACGTCCAGCGCCTTCTGGAACATGAACCTGTAGGGTTTGCTCAGGCTGCGCTCGGGGCTCCCGAAGGTTCTgacgccgccgccgccgccgccgccgccccagGCCGGGCCCCGCGCGGCCCCGAACGAGGCCACGACCTCGCCCCGGCCGCCCCTGCTCGGGTACTTGAGGGAGGGGGCGGCGCTGAGGGCACAGAACAGGGCGGGGAGTTGGggctagggttagggttaggggatttggggctgccCCACCCGGAAATTCGGGGCATTTGGGGTTCGCTCCGTTTCGTTACCC from Molothrus aeneus isolate 106 unplaced genomic scaffold, BPBGC_Maene_1.0 scaffold_30, whole genome shotgun sequence carries:
- the POLA2 gene encoding DNA polymerase alpha subunit B, with product MAEPGMEPELEPERGPEAVTAEAVLRELRLFELRCEGEDVPDKLVELCLSHGLGPVALANELLAFVTSKDLDLQLTPEGLDAFEHEVLAKRGSRGRRGRDERRGLLHDIHSLQELLDEEQEDELLDAYTTPSKGPHKRSHSTPETPRAKRAPSSRSPSGLFSPGSFSPSAAPSLKYPSRGGRGEVVASFGAARGPAWGGGGGGGGVRTFGSPERSLSKPYRFMFQKALDVREVLAERVEALGEVLRRHHGLDGFSCAALPAQEPLTVLGQIGCDGNGKLNPKSVLLLGDREHSGGAQVPLDLSELPEYSLFPGQVVALEGTNTTGRRMVVTKLYEGVPLPFHTPTEPMAAPRSVLVACGPFTPSDSAAFEPLRDLLDVVARDRPDLCILFGPFLDAKHEQVEGCQLLSPFPDVLRLCLRTIVEGTRSSGSQLVLVPSLRDVSHPPVYPQPPFSLSDLPKEDRARVLLVPDPCTLDIDGVVLGLTSTDLLLHLGAEEICSSPGVSDRFTRILRHVLTQRSFYPLYPPSEEINVDFEALGAFAALPVTPDVLVTPSELRFFIKDVLGCVCINPGRLTKGQAGGTYGRLLLRRDGHGDGHGDRHGDGQGDGHGDGHGDGQGDGHRDGHRDGQGDNPRDIPGAAPRRSPCVAAQVVRI